The Ignicoccus hospitalis KIN4/I genome includes the window CGCAAAAAACTACTGCACCATCTTGCTTACCGCGTACTTATAAAACTTCATGAGGCACGCGTGGCATATGTAGCCGCCGTAAGGCCTCTCCGGCCTCCTCTCGGTCTTGGAGAGCTTCCTTATCTCCACCGGCCTTCCCCTGGGGACCCCTCCCAAGGGCCTCCCGCAGATCGCGCACCTCGCCGCCTTAGGCTTCCTCTTCTCGAAGTGAACTACAGTCTTGCCCCCGGGGGTCCTCTTGTAGACCCTCCTCCTGCTGCGAGAGCGGTACGCGGGCCTTACCATTTACTTAACCCCCCTCGCGCTCCCCTCAAGGCCTTATATCTTCTCCACGGCCTCCACGAACTTCGCCGCCGCCTCCTCCACCGCCCCTTGGCGGTTGTAGATCACGTTGACGGCCGCTCCCACCAAAACGGCGGAGGCTATAGCAGCGTTCCTGGCCAGCTCCATGAACCTCTTCAAGAAGTCGACGTCGGAGTAGTCGCTCCTCACCCTGCCCTTGTCTCCCCTCTGCCTCTCCACTATTTCCTCCGGGGAGGCTTCGATTACGAAAATTATGGCCGGGTTCAAGTTCTCTATTACATGCTTGGGGAGGCCGGGCCAGACGCCGGTCGGGGTGTTTATGGCGGCGTGGGTGTCGACTATCAAGACCCCCTCGTCGCCCAGCTCCGCCTTAGCCTCCTCTATGATGGCCTTGGCCGCCAAGGCTTGAAGCTCCCTCTGCTGGCTCAAGTTAAGCTTCCTCATCTCGTCCCTGTGCTGCACCCACCCCCTCTCCTTAGCTACCTTGAGCATGTAGTCCCCGAAGTTTGCAACCTTGACCTTGTAACCCTTCTCCTTTAACATCTCCACAGCCTTGCTGGTGACCGTGGTCTTGCCCACGCCGGGAACTCCGGTGGCAATGACTACCCTCATCATGCCCTTCACTCTCCGAGGACCTTTCTGAGTAGGGGATATGTCTCTATCGCCCTCTCGTACGTCAACATAGTATAGTACTGCTGTAAGATCATCGTCGCCAACAAGAGCCCGGTCCCGGTTCCGTAGGCCCCGAATATGTCGGCCACTATAACTAACAAGGCCACGATTATGCTGGACAGTATGGTCAACGGGTATATGTACTTGGCCAGTATCTTTTCCAAGTGCCTCGGGTCGCTCCTCGCCCCGGGGACGTGGAGGCCGGACTCTATCAAGTTCCTAGCTTGGGTCTTCGGGTCCAGCCCCGCCAGCTCGACCCACAAGTAGCCGAAGGCCACGGAGAGGGCGGTCAAGGCGATTCCGTAGGTGAACATCCTCAAGGGCTCGTGGATGAACGCCAAGAGCCCCCTTGGAGGGGTCAAGTAGTAGGCCACCGCGGAGAGCGGGCTCCCGGGGGCGTGGGAAGCGACGGTCTGTATGTTAGCGAATATTATTGCTGCCAACAAGACCGGTATGTTTGTGACGTAGAGCAAGTTGAGGGGTATCTTTATCCTCATCCCCCTCATCTCCTTTACCACGAGGGGTACTTGGATCTTAACTGAGCTCAAGTAGGCTATGGCGGCTATCATAACAACGGTGGCTAAGAAGCCTATTAGGTCCGGCATCGCCCCCACCGGGACTCTCCGGCCGTCGCAGACCACTTGGGTCCCGGGGACCTTGGGGGCGCCGAGGGGGTTGCCCAGTATTACGGAGGCGAGGCCGCACTTGAGCGCCGCAGGCACCAGGCCGGCCCAGATGAGCTGACCGGCTTGGCTGAACCAGCCCGCGAACTCCCAAGCTATCCCGCTGACCACGCTGGCAGCTATGAACAAGCTTATCCCGCTCCCCAGGCCGTAGCCCTTCTGGATCATCTCGTCCATAATTATTACCAGTATAGTGGCGCCCGCCAACAGCAACATGTCGAGGACTATCACCGGCGCGGGGGGAGGGTTGTAAACCACCACCCCGTCGGGGGTCACAGTGGTCCAGAGGCTCCCGGAGAGGACCAAGCCGATTGCCTCGAACACGGCCAGCACTACCGCGAAGCCCTTCTGTGCCAATGTGAACAGCTTCTTATCTTCTGGGTCGGTCAGGTCCAAGTCTATTATTTTCGCTCCCACCAACAGCTGCAAGACCAGGCCGGCGGTCACTATGGGCCCTATTCCCAACTGCATCAGTGTGCCCGCGTTGGCCGCGAACACTATGTTCATCAAGAGGAGGTTGAAGCTCGTCTGCACGCTCACGCCGGGCAGAGGTATGTTGCTCATCATTAGGTAAGCAACCAAAGCGAGGGCGGTCCACGTGAGCCTCTTGTACAAGTTTATCTTTCTCTTAGGCCGAGGGACAGCCGGGACGTAGGTCCCAATTTCCGCCAGCACTTCCAAAGCCTTGCGCCCTAGGTCTTGCACTTCAGCGTCCCCGCCCTCGCCGTGGGGGTTGATTAATAAAAGGGCTCCGGTCCCTTGGGGTCGGAGCCGGGGTGCCCGAGCCCGGAAAAGGGGGCGGGCTTAAGACCCGCTGGCGTAGGCCTGCGTGGGTTCAAATCCCACCCCCGGCACCACCTAAAGGCCTCAGAGGGGCCAGTACCCCCTCAGCTCCCTCTTGGCCTCCTCCACGTAGAACTCCACCTCTTCCTCCGGAACGCTATCCACGACCCTCTCCTCGTCACCGAAGAACTTCTCCTTAGCGGCCCCAAGGGAGTTTAACGTACTCCTCGCTACGACCCAATTCACGTAGCCCCCCTCCAATGCTATGACTATGGGGATCCCCAAGCTCTCCGCGAAGCTCGCGAGGGAGCTGACGGCCTCCCAGTGGCCGTCCACAGTAACCTCGAGGGACGCCAAGGGGTCGAGCCAGTGGGTGTCCCAGCCGGCGGAGACCAAGAGCGCTTGGGGCAAGTAAGCCTCGAGCACCGGCAAGACCACTTCGTGGAGGGCGTACAAGAAGCCCTTGTCCCCAGTGCCCGGGGGCAAGGGGACGTTGACGGTGTAGCCCTCCCCCTTACCGGAGCCCTTCTGGCTGGGGAAGCCCTCGAAGGGATAGAGGGTCCTAGGGTCTTGGTGTGTGCTGACGTAGAGGACCTCGTCGGTGTTGTAGAATATGTAAGCCGTCCCGTCGCCCCAGTGGACGTCTATGTCCACGACGGCGACCCTCATCCCCCTCCTCCTCAAGACCTCGGCGGCCAAGGCGACGTTGTTGAATATACAGAACCCCCTGCCTTCGGACCTCCGGGCGTGGTGGCCGGGCGGCCTGACGGCCGCGAACGCGAGCCAGTGGTCGCCCTCCACTGCCCTCTGAGCTGCGTAAGCCACCGTGCCGGCGGCGTAGAGGGCCGGCTCCCAGGAGGTGGGGCTGGCGTAGGTGTCTGGGTCCAAGTAGCCCCCTCCGGCCTCTATGACCCTCTTTACGTACTCGACGTAATCCCTATCGTGAACTAACTCCAACTCCCTTTCGTCTATAGGGACTGGACTTCTCACTTCGACGTAATTCGGGAGCTTGGTCCTTTTCATCAAATCTAAGATAGCCTTTACCCTCTCCGGGCTCTCCGGGTGCCCGGGAGGGGTCTTGTGTAAGAGGAACACGTCACCCACGTAAATTGCCCTTTCCAAGAGTTGTGCCCTTTACGGGCGGAAAAAAGGGGGGTTTTAGCCGACGACCAGGAAGGTGGTGGTGGCTATTGAAGGCCAGAAGGCCTCCTCGCTGTAAGCTATCACCTTGACCGTGTAGCTGCCCAGCTCGGCCTCCTCCGGCACCGTGAAGGAGTACGCGAACTCGCCGTCGCCCTCGGAGGAGGCGAAGCCGGAGCTCACCAGCCCGCCCTTGGGGTCGTATATCGCGACGAACACTATAGCGTTCTCCAGGGGCTCTCCCTTGTTCTTGTCAACCACGTACACCTTCACCTCTTGCTCTTGACCCTTGACGGCCACCGGGGCGACCTCAACCTTCTTCACTTGGGCGAACTTGACGTTCTCGTAAGCTAGGTAGCTGAAGTTCTTGGCACTGAACGGGTAGTTGGGGTTGCGGAAGGCCTTGAGCACCGCGGAGTCGCTGCTCGGGTAGTAGCGGTCGAGGTACAAGGGCCCGTTGCCTATGACCGCGTGGCCGTGCTTCTCGATGAACTTGACGACGGCCTCGTAGTTAGGCGTGACCTTTATGCCCAAGAGGTCCTCGAGCTGGCCCACTTGGGGCGGCACGACCCCCTCGGAGGCGTCCTTCTCTAAGTACTCCTTAACTATCTTGACGTGCTCCGGGTTCAGTAGGTCTAACCAGTCCACTCCCTTGCTCTGAGCGGCGGTGGAGCTGAAGGCTACCTTGCCGTCTTCCACGGCTTGCTCCATGGCGTAGAGCAGCTCCCAAGGCGTGGATGGAGCGAGCACCGCCGCTACGGTGTAGGCCAGCTCGTCTGGGTCGAAGTGCATCATGTCGCTGTATATAACTATGGTGTTGGGGCTGACTACTTGCACGCCCTTGAAGTTCTGTATCCAAGGACCGTTCACGCTGGCGACGTAGGGGTCGTATCTAACGTCGTCCTCACCAGACTTGGTGCCCCACTCCATTACCAAGTAGACCCAATACAGCATGTCGGTTAGCCTGACCTTCTGACCGTCGTGGAACGCGCCCAAGTTGTCGCGCAAGTTGAGCACTATCATGGCCTTCGCGGTGGTTCCGGGCTTCACGTGGACCCACTTGTGCTCCTTGTAGTCGTAAGTTACCGCGTCGGGGGGTACGGCTATGTTGCCGGTCTTGACGCTCCAAGACTTAGCTAAGAGGGGTATCTTCTCGCCGTTGTAGGGGTTGTTAGTCATGAAGTCGTCAACCATACCCTGGTGTATTATGACGCTGTAGAGGTCTTGGTAGCCCCCGACCGGGTTCCAAGCCCACTTGTGGACGTACTTGACGCCCACAGTGAGCTTGGGAGAGCCGGGCTTGTAGGCCATCATCTCCGTCCAGCGGTTGGAGATGCCGGTCAAGAGGTCGTCCACTACGTTCTTAACCTTAGCGTTGGTTATGTAAGCGTTTATCGGGCTGACTACGAATATCCTGACAGATTCTTCAATGCCCATCCTGACTAGATCGTTGAGGAGTTCGTCCCTCTCCGCCTTATTGGCGTAGTCGCCGTTGGCCAGCTTTAGGGCTACCTCGTCTATCTCCTTGTTTTCGTAGTTGCAGAAGCCCGGGGTTTGCCAGCCCGGCATGTAGCCGAAGAAGGGGGCGTACATCTGGTAGACCGTGGAGTCGGAGTACTTGGTCATGGAGGAGCTGCCCCAGCCCTCGGTATACAAGTGCCACTCGCCCTTAGCGGGGTCGCTCATGTACACTAGCTGCAGAGCCTTCTTGAAGTCGCCGTAGATCCTCTCCACCTCGAAGCCCAGCTTCTCCAGCTCGTCGGCCAACATGTCGCCTATCTGCTTCCTCACGGGGTCGTCGTTCCTTATCATGAACTTTATCACTATAGGCTCGTCGTTGTAGTACCACTTGCCGGCCTTCATCACAGCTCCGGCCTTAGTTAATGCATCTTCTATCATCTTCTTGGCCTTCTCGAAGTCATACTGGAAGTTGAACTGCGCTAAGGTCTTTATCGCGGTTAGGTAGTCCGGGTTGACGGGCGTCAGCGGGGATATTATAGCGAAGCCGTAGCCGTTCAAGACTTGGCTGACCACCTTTTGCCTGTCTATCAAGTAGTTGAGGGCGTACCTAACCTCTTTGATGCTGAAGGGGTTGAAGGGACCGCCGTGCTCTTGGGTCGGGCACGGGTTGACCAGTATGTCGTCCAACCCCCCGGAGGCTAAGTAATACTTGACGTTGGGGTTGTTGGCGACCTTAGGTATCATGTGAGATGGCACGAACCAGAAGTACATGTCCAGTTTGCCGTTCAGCACGTCTTGCACTGCGGTGGCCTCGTTGACGTAGCTCTTGAACACCTCCAAGTCTGCCTTGGCGCCGGGTAAGGCAAAGGCCAAGGCGACGGACAGCGCCAACAGAGCTGCGAGCTTCCTCAAGGGCCCACCTTCAGTTCTGCCCCCGAGGGAGAGTAGATAAGCGTCTATAGTCCGAGATCTAAATCTGTGACTTGCGTTTCTCTATTACTTTAATGCTCTCTATCTCCGTGTAGGGGTACTGACCCTCCTCGTCCTTCTCATATTTCTTTACCATATCCCAAATGTTGAGCAGTGCTAATGAGACCGCCGTGAGGGCTTCCATCTCCACCCCGGTCCTCTCCACCGCCTTCACGGTCACCCTCACCTTCAGCCTATTTTCGTCCACCCTTTCGAACTCCACCTTGACGTCCGTGAGCCTTATGGGGTGACAGTAGGGGAGGAGCTGGGGGGTGAGCTTGGCTCCTTGGACCGCCACCGCCCCGGTGACCTCCAGCACGTTCCCCTTCTCGACGGCGTTCTGGTAAATTCGGTCCAAGGTCTCCTTCCTAAGCCTTATCACCCCCTCCGCGGTGGCCTCCCTATATACGACGTCCTTCTCTGTTATGTCCACCATTCCCCTCTTAGGTCCCACCGGACTTCACCAGTAACGCGGCGAGGGCCAAGCCTCCTATAAGCGAGAGGAAGGCCCCCACCGGCAAGTACCCGTAGGGGGTCTCCACCGAGTTGGCGACGAAGTCTGTAGTTACCATTACTAAGTACGACGTCACGAATGCTACGACTAAGGCTTTGCCCGAGCCTGGGGGAGAGAGCCTCCTCCCCACGACTCCGCCTATCAGCCCCAAGAAAGGGAGGACCCCGCAGCAAGAGACCACGGCGGAGGAGGAGGCAGCGGAGATCAACACCGCCTTTAAAGCGGCCTTCTCCTCTACTATAGCGAAGCTCCTCGGGAAGCCCTCCGGGTACTCCAGCGAGCTGACCTCCTTGTAAACTAACTGAGCGGTCGCCCAAGCCAAGGCCACTACTACGGTCAGCGCCCTGAGGGCCTCTTCGGAGGCGTACTGGGTGGTGCCCAAGAGCATGGGTAATAGAGGTAAGCCGCTCTCGGCGGCCGCTAGGTAGGAGAGCAAGGAAGCGACGCCTTGTAGGGAGAGCGTCAACGCGATGCCGAAGGTTAGGGACTGACGGGGGCCCAACTTGAAGGCGGCCAGCGCGGTGAGGGCTCCCGGAACCAAGGCCCCGAAGAAGGCCGCGAGGTAGGACTGGGGGCCCACCAGAGCGCTCAAGCCTAGGAGCAGCACCGCCGCCGCCAGGGCGGCCATCGCCCCGGAGAGTGTACCTATTAGATATGGGTCCATCAAGTCGTTCGAATAGGCGGACTGCAACAAGGTAGCCGCAGAGGAGAGGCCCGCCGCCGCCAGGGCGTCAGCCCAGACCCTCTCCGCCCTTATCCTTAGGATTGGAAGCTCCAAGGTGAAGCCCGCCGGGCCGTAAAGGAGGGAGGCGAGGGTGGCTAGCGCGGAGAGTAGCAGTAGACCCCTCGGGAGTCCGCGAGGTGGAGGTGGAGCGCGTTCAACAGTATTAGCGGGGCCTCGCTTAGCCTCGGCCCCGGCCTCTCCACCACGTCCGCCGCCTCCGCGTATATCACGCACACCCACTTGACCTCCGGGACCAGTTTGAGGGTGGAGTTAACAGCGTCCCCCAAGTCGGGGCGCCCGCTGGTGAGGACTATTACCACGTCCGGCCTCAACGTCGCCAACTTCTCCTCGCTCACCCTCGGCCACCCCTTGTTCTTGATCAAGTTGACAGCGTTCAGCGAGTCGGCCACGCTGCTGATAAAGTTGTTCTCGCCCACGGCGTATATCCCCCACTTGTAGGGGTAGAACAGCGCGACGTACTTCACGACGGGCATTAACTTAGCTACCCCTTGGGCCAGAGTCAAGTTGCCCTCTATCCACCCAGCCACCTTCCGGGCTTCCTCCTCTTCGCCCAGCGCCTTCCCCACAGCCACTAGGTCCTCTTCCACGCACTTAACGCTCTCGCACACCCCTCCCTTGACGAAGAACACCTTTAGCCCGGCGCTTATGAGGTGATCCCTCATCCTCAAGTCGCTTCCCGCGTCGGCGAGGACCAAGTCCGGGGAGAGCGAGGCTATTGCCTCTACGTTGGGGTTCCAGAAGTAGCCCACTACCTTGACCTTGCCCTCCTTCACCAGCTCCTCCAGCTCCGGGGGGTAGGTGACGGGCTCCACCGTCCCTACGAGCTTGGAACAGTTCAGCAAGCAGACGGCCTCGCTCAAGGCCGGGGTGAGGGCAACTACCCTCTTAGGCGGGTAAGGGTTGACGTCTACTCTGTACCCCATTCTGTCTACGAAGGTTAAAGACCACAGAGGAACTAAGAACAACAATATTAACGTAATAGCCTTCTTATTCAAGTTCTTCCCCGTGGGGCTTCGCCCCTCCCCTTTAAACGCTGCCGCTGGTGGCCTCGTCGATTATCACGTTCAACAACCTGTTGAGTATCCTTAAGCTCCTTATCTTGGAGGGGTCCTTCGAGGCGGCCACCAACACCGGCCCGCCCCGGGTGGTCTGGTCGTAGAGGGCGGCGTCGAAGGGAACTATGACTATTACCTTAGCCCCTATTTTGCTCTGCAACTCTTTTGCTCTGGTCATTATTTCCTTGCTGTCCTTCTGGTTCGTGAGTAATGCGGAGGGCACCCTATTTACAATAAGGGCCAATATCTTGTTAGGGAACAAGGTTTTGGCCAAGTGCTCGGTCTGGCGGAAGCTCTGGGGCATGTGGTCCACCACGACAATCAGCCACCTAGAGGTGACGTTCACTATCTCCTTGAAGGCTTGCAAACCCATCCAAGAGGGCACTTGAAAGTCGTTAAACACTATGTCCCCTATAACCGAGACCTTCTTAGCTAGGGCGTTGGCCCTTTCGGCCCTCCCGGGGAAGTTTGGGTTGCCCAAAGCTTCTATTATGCGGTCGCTCACCTCGCCGTACTTCTTGGTGGGGGGAGTTAGGAAGAGCTCCAACGGCTTGCCCCCTTCCTCCCTCCTCACTTTGACCTTCAAGCTCAAGTTGGCCTTCTCGTCGCACTCGCCGGCGACGTAGTTCCACGCCCCGCACTCGGTCTCCCAGCCCTTTCCCAGTATCTTCAAGCTCGCCCTAGCGTTGTAAGGGTCCCAATCGACCAGCGAGGGCGTCATTCCCCTTCTGGCCAACAGGAAGCTGAGCTCAACAGCTATGGTAGTCTTGCCCACGCCCCCCTTGAAGCCGACGACGCCAATGCTGTTGGGCGGAGGCTCGAGGACCTCACTCTTCTTCTTCCGTCCGAACAGCGGCATCACTGCCCTCCGAGCGGTGTCTCCATCGAATGGCTTTAACTTAATGCTTTCTGCACGGGGCTGTCAGGGGGTTAAGGGATGTCGGACCCCGTGAAGAGAGCGGCCCAGCTCTTGAAGGAAGGCGCCACGATGTTGCCGGAGACTTGTCCTATATGCGGCTCCCCCCTCTACAAGCTCAAAGACGGCACGATAGTTTGTCCCATCCACGGCGAAATACGTAGGATCAAGAGCGCGGTCGAACAGAAGGGTAAGAAGGAGTTAAACGTCAACGAAGTATTGAAGGAGGTCACAGAAGTAGCTTTAGAGAAGCTCAGCAAGCTCTCCTCGAAGGCGTATACGGGAGGGAAGGAGGAAGCTGAAGAAATGTTGCTATGGCTGAAGGTCCTTGAAAAGGCCGTAAAGCTCAAGGGCGAGTGAGGGCCTCGATCGCTCGGGCCGTGCTAACCACCTCCGCCCCGTACACGGCCTTCATGTACTCCAACCACCTCTGTTGCTCCTCCGGGGGGACGGACATCGTCGCGTCCTCCACCACGGTCACCTTGTACCCCCTGAAGAAGGCGTCCGCGGCGGTGTGCAACACGCACACGTTGGTCGCCACTCCGGTCAAGACCACCTCACTAACTCCGAGCTCTCTGAGCAACAAGTCCAAGTCAGTGGAGAAGAAGGCCGAGTACCTCCTCTTGGTCACCACGTAGTCCCCTTCCTCGGGGGCGAGCTCCTCCACCACTTGGGCCCCCCAAGTGTTGGCCACCGCGTGGGGGCCCCAGAGCTCGAGCTCCTTGTCCACTCCGGGCAAGTGGGCGTCGTTGGTGTAAATCACCGGCAGCCCGGCCTCCTTGAAGGCCCTCTTAAGCTCCTTCACCTTGGGTATTATAGTCTCAGACTTGGGGACGTACAACTTGCCCTTAGGGTTTACGAAGTCGTTTAACATGTCTATTATGAGCAAGGCCTTCATTTCGGCGCCCCGTGGTGCTTCAGTAAGCCTTAGCAAGTTATATGCAAGGGCTTTACCCAACGGGCGGTGCGGGCCTTTGTGGGTTTGCGCGAGAGCCCCCTCGAGCTCCGCTAACTTAGGCCCCGGCTACGACGTGCTCGCCTTGGCGCACGACGCTTACTTCGACGTGGTCTGCGTAAGGCCCTCGGAAGAAACTAGGGTAGTAAAGGTGACCGGCGAGTGGAAGGTGCCGCTAGAGAGGAACAGCGCCTTGGCGGCTGCCGAGGAAGCCCTCAAGAGGCTCGGGGGGAAGGGGGTTGAGATATGGGTACACAAGGGCGTCCCCCCGGGAAGGGGGCTAGGCTCCTCCGGCGCCAGCGCGGCCGCCGCCGTCAAGGCTGTAGAGCTCCTCTTGGGTAAGTCGTTGAGTCCCGAGGAAGCTGTTATGAGTGCGGCTGAGGGCGAGAGGCTGGTCTCCGGGGCCGCCCACGCGGACAACGTGGCGGCCTCCTACCTAGGGGGATTGGTAGCCGTAACCTACGACCCGTTCAAGGTGCTCAAGTTCGAGGTGGCCGAGGTAGAGCTCTACGTGGTGACCCCGTGGCACGAGGTCCCGGAGGGGAAGACCGGCGCCGCCAGGTCGGTCCTCCCGGAGGAGGTGAAGCTGAGGGACGCCGTCAAGATGGTCGGCGGCGCTGCGGCAGTGATCAAGGCTTTGACCTCCGGCGACGAGGACCTCTTAGCAAAGGCCATAGAAATGGACCCCGTGGTGACGCCGGCCCGCTCGAAGCTGATACCGTGCTTCGAGGAAGTGGTGAAGGCGGCGAAGGGAGGAGGGGCGAAGGGCGTCACCATCTCCGGCGCGGGGCCCAGCTTGCTCCTCGTCGGAGGGGGAGCGGAAGAGGCCAAGGCCGCTTGGGAGAGGTGCGGGGTCAAGGCGACTTACAAGAAGGTCAAGCCCGCTCGCGGCTCCTCCGCCGTTCCTCCTCCCTCTCTTGGATGAGCCTCTCCATCATCGCCAAGCTTCCCGAAACTCCTAAGACGGCCAGCGCCGCGTACATTATCGTTTGTAACACGTCCCCGTTCAAGAGCCTCTCCAGCGCTTGGGAGTAGCTCGCCCCTTGGGGCAAAGAGGAGAGGGCGCTCCCTATCTTCACGACCGTCATGGTCGCCGCCGCCAACACGGTTATTTCTGTAGCCTCCCTCCAAACGGTCAAGTCCTTGTTCCTCAGCTTGTCTAACATTTTAGAGAATATGAACATGGAGGCTCCGAGGGCGACGAAGGGTACGGCGTTCACGCTTACCTCTCCCAACGTCCTTACGTCTATCTTCTTATACTGGATCACCGTTAGGTACGTCACTAATATAGCTATCATGAAGGAAACTGTCGATATCGTTAGGGTAGCGAGGGTCACCGGCTTGGTCCTCCACCACCTCGAGAGGGCCTCGTCCAGCCCGTAGCCCTTCACCACCATGAAAGTACCCAAGAGCAGCCCCAAGACCGGCAGGCTGTACGTAATGAGGCCGGTGAGCGTCAGGAAGCTCAAAGTGAGCAGCACCACCCCCGGTACCCCTAGGAAGTACCTCGCGAAGCGCCTCTCCTCGGTCACTTTTTTGATTATCTTGTTCAAGAGTACGTAAGTCTGCT containing:
- a CDS encoding 50S ribosomal protein L34e codes for the protein MVRPAYRSRSRRRVYKRTPGGKTVVHFEKRKPKAARCAICGRPLGGVPRGRPVEIRKLSKTERRPERPYGGYICHACLMKFYKYAVSKMVQ
- a CDS encoding adenylate kinase: MRVVIATGVPGVGKTTVTSKAVEMLKEKGYKVKVANFGDYMLKVAKERGWVQHRDEMRKLNLSQQRELQALAAKAIIEEAKAELGDEGVLIVDTHAAINTPTGVWPGLPKHVIENLNPAIIFVIEASPEEIVERQRGDKGRVRSDYSDVDFLKRFMELARNAAIASAVLVGAAVNVIYNRQGAVEEAAAKFVEAVEKI
- the secY gene encoding preprotein translocase subunit SecY, with the translated sequence MQDLGRKALEVLAEIGTYVPAVPRPKRKINLYKRLTWTALALVAYLMMSNIPLPGVSVQTSFNLLLMNIVFAANAGTLMQLGIGPIVTAGLVLQLLVGAKIIDLDLTDPEDKKLFTLAQKGFAVVLAVFEAIGLVLSGSLWTTVTPDGVVVYNPPPAPVIVLDMLLLAGATILVIIMDEMIQKGYGLGSGISLFIAASVVSGIAWEFAGWFSQAGQLIWAGLVPAALKCGLASVILGNPLGAPKVPGTQVVCDGRRVPVGAMPDLIGFLATVVMIAAIAYLSSVKIQVPLVVKEMRGMRIKIPLNLLYVTNIPVLLAAIIFANIQTVASHAPGSPLSAVAYYLTPPRGLLAFIHEPLRMFTYGIALTALSVAFGYLWVELAGLDPKTQARNLIESGLHVPGARSDPRHLEKILAKYIYPLTILSSIIVALLVIVADIFGAYGTGTGLLLATMILQQYYTMLTYERAIETYPLLRKVLGE
- a CDS encoding histone deacetylase family protein, which gives rise to MERAIYVGDVFLLHKTPPGHPESPERVKAILDLMKRTKLPNYVEVRSPVPIDERELELVHDRDYVEYVKRVIEAGGGYLDPDTYASPTSWEPALYAAGTVAYAAQRAVEGDHWLAFAAVRPPGHHARRSEGRGFCIFNNVALAAEVLRRRGMRVAVVDIDVHWGDGTAYIFYNTDEVLYVSTHQDPRTLYPFEGFPSQKGSGKGEGYTVNVPLPPGTGDKGFLYALHEVVLPVLEAYLPQALLVSAGWDTHWLDPLASLEVTVDGHWEAVSSLASFAESLGIPIVIALEGGYVNWVVARSTLNSLGAAKEKFFGDEERVVDSVPEEEVEFYVEEAKRELRGYWPL
- a CDS encoding ABC transporter substrate-binding protein, encoding MRKLAALLALSVALAFALPGAKADLEVFKSYVNEATAVQDVLNGKLDMYFWFVPSHMIPKVANNPNVKYYLASGGLDDILVNPCPTQEHGGPFNPFSIKEVRYALNYLIDRQKVVSQVLNGYGFAIISPLTPVNPDYLTAIKTLAQFNFQYDFEKAKKMIEDALTKAGAVMKAGKWYYNDEPIVIKFMIRNDDPVRKQIGDMLADELEKLGFEVERIYGDFKKALQLVYMSDPAKGEWHLYTEGWGSSSMTKYSDSTVYQMYAPFFGYMPGWQTPGFCNYENKEIDEVALKLANGDYANKAERDELLNDLVRMGIEESVRIFVVSPINAYITNAKVKNVVDDLLTGISNRWTEMMAYKPGSPKLTVGVKYVHKWAWNPVGGYQDLYSVIIHQGMVDDFMTNNPYNGEKIPLLAKSWSVKTGNIAVPPDAVTYDYKEHKWVHVKPGTTAKAMIVLNLRDNLGAFHDGQKVRLTDMLYWVYLVMEWGTKSGEDDVRYDPYVASVNGPWIQNFKGVQVVSPNTIVIYSDMMHFDPDELAYTVAAVLAPSTPWELLYAMEQAVEDGKVAFSSTAAQSKGVDWLDLLNPEHVKIVKEYLEKDASEGVVPPQVGQLEDLLGIKVTPNYEAVVKFIEKHGHAVIGNGPLYLDRYYPSSDSAVLKAFRNPNYPFSAKNFSYLAYENVKFAQVKKVEVAPVAVKGQEQEVKVYVVDKNKGEPLENAIVFVAIYDPKGGLVSSGFASSEGDGEFAYSFTVPEEAELGSYTVKVIAYSEEAFWPSIATTTFLVVG
- the moaC gene encoding cyclic pyranopterin monophosphate synthase MoaC, with translation MVDITEKDVVYREATAEGVIRLRKETLDRIYQNAVEKGNVLEVTGAVAVQGAKLTPQLLPYCHPIRLTDVKVEFERVDENRLKVRVTVKAVERTGVEMEALTAVSLALLNIWDMVKKYEKDEEGQYPYTEIESIKVIEKRKSQI
- a CDS encoding iron chelate uptake ABC transporter family permease subunit, producing MELPILRIRAERVWADALAAAGLSSAATLLQSAYSNDLMDPYLIGTLSGAMAALAAAVLLLGLSALVGPQSYLAAFFGALVPGALTALAAFKLGPRQSLTFGIALTLSLQGVASLLSYLAAAESGLPLLPMLLGTTQYASEEALRALTVVVALAWATAQLVYKEVSSLEYPEGFPRSFAIVEEKAALKAVLISAASSSAVVSCCGVLPFLGLIGGVVGRRLSPPGSGKALVVAFVTSYLVMVTTDFVANSVETPYGYLPVGAFLSLIGGLALAALLVKSGGT
- a CDS encoding helical backbone metal receptor, which translates into the protein MNKKAITLILLFLVPLWSLTFVDRMGYRVDVNPYPPKRVVALTPALSEAVCLLNCSKLVGTVEPVTYPPELEELVKEGKVKVVGYFWNPNVEAIASLSPDLVLADAGSDLRMRDHLISAGLKVFFVKGGVCESVKCVEEDLVAVGKALGEEEEARKVAGWIEGNLTLAQGVAKLMPVVKYVALFYPYKWGIYAVGENNFISSVADSLNAVNLIKNKGWPRVSEEKLATLRPDVVIVLTSGRPDLGDAVNSTLKLVPEVKWVCVIYAEAADVVERPGPRLSEAPLILLNALHLHLADSRGVYCYSPR
- a CDS encoding MinD/ParA family ATP-binding protein, producing MPLFGRKKKSEVLEPPPNSIGVVGFKGGVGKTTIAVELSFLLARRGMTPSLVDWDPYNARASLKILGKGWETECGAWNYVAGECDEKANLSLKVKVRREEGGKPLELFLTPPTKKYGEVSDRIIEALGNPNFPGRAERANALAKKVSVIGDIVFNDFQVPSWMGLQAFKEIVNVTSRWLIVVVDHMPQSFRQTEHLAKTLFPNKILALIVNRVPSALLTNQKDSKEIMTRAKELQSKIGAKVIVIVPFDAALYDQTTRGGPVLVAASKDPSKIRSLRILNRLLNVIIDEATSGSV
- a CDS encoding Sjogren's syndrome/scleroderma autoantigen 1 family protein; the protein is MSDPVKRAAQLLKEGATMLPETCPICGSPLYKLKDGTIVCPIHGEIRRIKSAVEQKGKKELNVNEVLKEVTEVALEKLSKLSSKAYTGGKEEAEEMLLWLKVLEKAVKLKGE
- a CDS encoding cysteine hydrolase family protein, producing the protein MKALLIIDMLNDFVNPKGKLYVPKSETIIPKVKELKRAFKEAGLPVIYTNDAHLPGVDKELELWGPHAVANTWGAQVVEELAPEEGDYVVTKRRYSAFFSTDLDLLLRELGVSEVVLTGVATNVCVLHTAADAFFRGYKVTVVEDATMSVPPEEQQRWLEYMKAVYGAEVVSTARAIEALTRP